One Salvia splendens isolate huo1 chromosome 12, SspV2, whole genome shotgun sequence genomic window carries:
- the LOC121757769 gene encoding replication protein A 70 kDa DNA-binding subunit B-like, protein MNSYTEIFEVKDLAFPRIMFSFKPFPEISQMRQYDQTAFFGRVLKQSKYRLIEIEISDEQHNKIFCTIWEANVDSYISDFKKSQGTIPIVIVQIYKPNLFRGEMRISIHFQASKVLINPKLDEVTDFRKRYKLLVLFIILFVTDFGLYFYRIEGDERFICNGSLGPVGPNISSEFENLTVKSLEDLECLEDGLYWVFGNIISVEAHYDTWYYLSCKTCFKKVELEDNKFECSLCKSTYSHAYRRYKFIVNIVDDTSNTSLLVWDREGIQLIGKKVYEFVGADNQVLPMEDIAKEIEKKLVGQSVLFKLQFRNQQEYHKSYPHTVNKVCNIPHVVEKYTPQKFGSQEVKKEIKLSDLIFGSDLPEVYEKSIVTPDLSSVTNEINHEFNIEGSVKRSLEADFNCCDDIVGFQENKKPKVNKEY, encoded by the exons ATGAATAGCTACACTGAGATTTTTGAGGTCAAAGATTTGGCTTTTCCTAGAATTATGTTTTCTTTCAAGCCATTCCCTGAAATTTCACAAATGAGACAGTATGATCAAACAGCCTTTTTTG GAAGAGTTCTCAAGCAATCTAAGTATAGGcttattgaaattgaaattagtGATGAACA GCATAATAAAATCTTTTGTACAATTTGGGAAGCAAATGTTGATTCTTATATCTCTGATTTCAAAAAGAGTCAAGGAACCATCCCTATTGTTATTGTTCAAATTTACAAGCCTAATTTATTTAGAG GTGAAATGAGAATATCTATACACTTTCAAGCATCAAAGGTTCTAATTAATCCAAAATTAGATGAAGTTACTGATTTTAGGAAAAGGTATAAGCTATTAGTG ttatttattatcttATTTGTGACTGATTTTGgattatatttttatagaattGAAGGTGATGAGAGATTTATTTGTAATGGTTCTTTGGGTCCAGTTGGACCAAACATTAGCAGTGAGTTTGAAAATCTTACAGTGAAGTCTCTTGAGGATTTAGAATGTCTAGAG GATGGTTTATATTGGGTTTTTGGAAACATTATATCTGTGGAAGCACATTATGATACATGGTATTACTTGTCATGTAAGACCTGTTTTAAGAAGGTTGAGTTGGAGGATAACAAGTTTGAGTGTTCATTATGTAAGAGCACTTATTCCCATGCTTATAGAAG GTATAAATTTATTGTCAATATTGTTGATGATACAAGCAACACTTCACTTTTAGTGTGGGATAGGGAGGGTATCCAACTGATAGGAAAAAAGGTTTATGAATTTGTAGGGGCTGATAATCAG GTTTTGCCAATGGAGGACATTGCTAAAGAAATTGAAAAGAAGCTGGTGGGGCAGAGTGTGTTGTTCAAGCTCCAATTTAGAAATCAGCAGGAGTATCACAAATCTTATCCACATACTGTGAACAAAGTGTGCAATATTCCTCATGTTGTTGAGAAGTATACCCCCCAAAAGTTTGGTTCCCAAGAagttaagaaagaaataaagtTATCTGATCTCATTTTTGGTTCTGACCTTCCAGAG GTTTATGAGAAAAGTATTGTTACTCCAGATTTGTCAAGTGTAACAAATGAGATTAATCATGAATTCAACATTGAAGGGTCTGTTAAGAGAAGCTTAGAGGCTGATTTTAATTGCTGTGATGATATTGTTGGCTTTCAGGAGAACAAGAAGCCAAAAGTCAACAAGGAGTATTAG